The genomic window TCTATTTTTTCCCCAGGCTTATCTAGTCTTGTTTCATTAGAGTAGACAATACCTGCCATTATTGCTCTTTTTGCTTTCTCACGTGTTTCTATTAAACCACGTTCCACTAATAAAACATCTACACGTTCTTTTTTACTCTTCAACTTTATGCCCTCTTTTGTTTTCTTGGTGTCAGCTTGATTGCATTTAACACTACATTCTCAGTCGTTAAACCTATTTCCTCTAACAATTCATTAACAGAGCCATGTTCAATGAAAACATCTGGAATACCCATACGTTCAATTGTACTGTTATGGAAGCCCTCTCCGTGTGCATATTCTAAAACAGCACTGCCAAAACCACCTTGAAGAACAGCTTCTTCAATTGTGATAATTGGCATATTATTACTTAATATCTCGTGCAGCATAGCTGTATCTAAAGGTTTAATGAACCTAGCATTCACTACTTTACAAGAAATATCTTCACGAGCAAGCTTTTCAGCTGCTTGCATAGCCATTTTTATAGTTGTCCCAAAAGTCAAAACACATACGTCTGTACCATCACGAAGTACTTCCCAGGTCCCAATAGGAATTTCCTTTAACTGTTCATCCATAGGAACACCAAGTCCATTGCCACGCGGATATCGAACAGCAATTGGCCCATCATTATAATTCAGAGCTGTATACACCATATGTTGCCCTTCGTTTTCATCCTTAGGCATCATTAACACTAAGTTAGGAAGATGACGTAAAAAAGCTATGTCAAACACACCTTGATGTGTTTCGCCATCTGCGCCGACAAGACCTGCTCGGTCAATGCCGAAAAATACATTTAAATTTTGTCGACAAACATCATGTACGACTTGGTCGTATGCACGTTGCAAAAAGGTTGAGTAGATTGCTAAAAATGGTTTCATCCCCTGTGTTGCAAGGCCTGCTGCCATTGTAACAGCATGTTGTTCCGCAATACCTACATCATACATTCTCTCTGGAAATTCTTTTGCAAACTGCTCAAGCTTAGACCCAACTGGCATTGCTGGCGTTATTGCAACAATTCTCTCATCATCTTTCGCCATTCTGCGTACAGTGTTACTAACTAAGCCACTCCAAGAAGGTGCTGCACTTTTGGATTTCACAAAATCCCCTGTATCAATTTTATAAGGTCCGGTGCCATGCCATGTACCAATCTTGTCATTTTCAGCCGGATGATACCCTTTTCCTTTTTTAGTAATCACATGAACTAAAACAGGTCCTTTTGTCTTTTTAGCATATTGTAAGTTCTCAAATAGAGAATCATATGAATGACCGTCTACAGGACCAAAATACGTAAAACCAAGCTCTTCGAAAAAAATACCAGAAACCAGTAAGTATTTAAGACTATCCTTTACTCTCTCCGCCGTTGATGCTAATCTCCCACCAACTGCAGGAATTTTCTTCAGCAGCATTTCTAGCTCATCTTTCGCTCTGTTATATTTTCCCGCTGAACGTAGGCGACCTAATACGTTATGAAGCGCACCAACATTCGGTGCTATCGACATTTCATTGTCATTTAAAATGATAATCATATCTTTTTGTTCGTGTCCGATATGGTTTAAAGCTTCTAACGCCATGCCACCTGTTAGAGCTCCATCGCCAATTATTGGAATGATATATTCACCCGTTTTCTTCAAGTCTCTTGCAACGACCATGCCCATTGCAGCAGATAGCGACGTTGAACTATGACCTGTTTCCCACACATCATGCTCACTTTCAACCATCTTCGGAAACCCACAAAGACCTTTATATTGACGTATAGTATCAAACTTATCTGCACGGCCTGTTAAGATTTTATGAACATACGATTGATGACCAACATCCCAAAGAAATTTGTCCTTAGGACTATCAAATACCTTATGAAGAGCAATGGTCAGCTCTGTTACCCCTAAGTTCGGTCCAATATGACCACCAGTTACTGATAATTTTTCAATTAGAAAATGACGAATATCTGCACTTAATTCTTCTAATTCAGCATTTGATAAATTCTTCAAAAACGAAGGGTCTGATATTGTTGTAACGTCCATGCGACTCACTCGCTTTCGTATTGTCTATTTTTTCACCTTTTTTTCTTTCATAATTGTAATGTTATAATTGCTTTCAAGCAAATAAAAGGTTTTTCCGACGAAGAATATGATGTTTGTGGAATACTCAAGAGCTAATGACTTACCCAGAGCCTTCCCACCGACCGTTAAAGCGGCTATTACACTCGTAAACAGCACGGATGCTACAAACTGTATCGTAGATTCCCCTGGTAATTGTAATTCAGTCATTAATTGAACTATTACGAACGCTGCAGCTGTACCACTTATTATGCCTGAAATATCACCAATTACATCATTACAAAAGCTTGCAAATCGGTCTGCGTTTCTAACAATATTAATCGCTTGCCTTGCACCATCTACTTTTTTAGATGCCATAGCATGAAAAGGCACCTCATTTGCTGCTGTTGCCGCTATTCCTAACATGTCAAACACAATTCCTATTAATACAATTATTAATACAATTATCATCCCGATACCCCAGGCAACACCTCGGAGAGAAATCGTTGAAATAATTGAAAAAATAGCCGCTAACACAAATGTGGTAACGGCAATTCCTACGCTCCATTTAAGAGATTTTCTAATAAATTCACTCATGGTAGTATATGCTAACTCACTTTATCATAGTTTTTTGTTCCGTCACGCTACTATGTAGCGGATGGTCATATATTGAGTAAAAACTGCGGCTTAGGTCCAGTAGGTTTTCCCAAGTATGTACCGCGCGTTGCCGCAACGGCGGTTCCCCTTTAAACACACCTTAGCTGTGTCACCATCAGCTAGACTGGATTACCACTTAGTCCGCACTATAATCCCCAATATATGTCTTTACAAAAAAAACAGTCTAGGAGTTTTCCTCAGCAATCTTACACTAAACCTTAGCCTCTTTTGCAGAGTTGATTTCATACGGCATAATTGAAACATATATCAATGGCCACCTGATGTATGCTCTCAACCATAATCCCCTCAAGTTCCACTCAAGGCAGGCTACGCTGTTCACGGGAGTCCGTGTAACAGGTTCATACCCCATCTCATAAGAAATTTACTCCATACGAAAATGGGCCTCCACGGAAGTAGGGTCCACGCCCACATGCCATTGTGGATCGCCCTACGACCTTAACCCCCAGCATCAACCCAAAGCTGGGCGCTTCAAGCCAACACAAGGGACTTCATCGATGTGCCCTTTAGCGGATTTTTAGGCCCGCCTTCAAGTTTAGGTGATTGACTAGAATACTGCACCATCCTATATAATTATATCACAATTGATAGTTTCTCTCAATTTAACAATATATTGAAAAGCTTTATTGCTTTCGACTTGCAATCATATCACATAAGTGCTGCAAAACAACGCTGTTAATTTTTGCTTTTGTAAGACAATGCTTAGCTTCATTGATATGTGAATGAAGCTTATCATACGCCCCTTTAAGCGTTAACAACGCAGGATATGTGCTTTTTTCGTTCGCAACATCGCTACCGACTCGTTTTCCTAACTGTACTTCGTTTCCTTCGATGTCAAGAATGTCATCACGAATTTGAAAAGCTAAGCCTACATGATAACTATATTTATCTAACCATGCAATCTGCTCTTCAGTCGCATTCGCTATCACCGCTCCAGCATACACGCTGTATGCTAGTAACGAACCAGTTTTGTGGGTATGAATATATTCAAGCTGCTCAAGCGGTAAAGATTTTCCTTCTCCTTGCATGTCAGCTGCCTGACCTCCTACCATTCCCTCTGGGCCTGCAGCTTGTGCAAGTCTTGCAATAAGAGCAACACGTTTTTCAGCTGAAAGATGAGTTGCTTGTGCTATTAATTGAAAGCTATATGTTAGCAAACCATCCCCAGCTAAAACCGCCATTGCTTCTCCAAATACTTTGTGATTTGTAGGCTTCCCTCGCCTTAAATCATCGTCATCCATACACGGTAAATCATCATGAATAAGCGAATAAGTATGAATAATTTCTATCGCACTTGCTACCTCCATCCCCCATTCAATTGGCTTTTGGAAAGCATGTAATGTTGCGAATGTAAGTAATGGCCTTATTCGTTTGCCACCTGCTTCTAAAGAATACGACATGGCTTCTGAAAGTGTCGCAGGTACCTGCAACGTTTGAATATGCTGCAATAATTGGAGTTCAAATTGCTGTTTCCATTCTTGCATAAGCATTGAAGGCTCAGGCATTATTGATCCTCCTGCACTTGTAATGGATCAACACTTCCATCCTCACGAAGAATTTCATCCATTTCTTTTTCAACAGCTTGAAGTTTTTCATGACATATTTTTGAAAGCTTCATGCCCTCTTTAAAAAATATGATTGCTTCTTCCAAAGGTACATCGCCCTGTTCTAATCGATCGACAATTTGTTCAAGGTTCACCATCGCTTCTTCAAAGGTAACCTGTTTCTCCTCACTTACTGACATTTTTTCTGTCCACTCCTTTAACTTGACAAGCTATAGAACCATCAGCTACTTGTACAGATATCATATCATGTTCTTTTACTTGGTTTACACTTTTAATAAGCTGTTCCTTCTCGTTATAAACAACACTATATCCCCGCTCCATAACAGCGAGCGGGCTAACAGCATTTAATTTGCCTAACTGATTGGCGAAAGCTGTATTTGCACCTTTCAAAATCGTGGTCATTTCTTTAATTAGTGTTTTTTCCAATGATTGATGAGCTTGTGTTGCATTTTCATATTGAGCATGTGGATGGTATCTGTTAAGAGTCTTGAATATTTGTTGCAGTTTTTCTTGTTTTTGTTGTAGTAATCTCGTCTGACTTTTATCAAATTGCTCCATCATTCTATCCAGTTGTTCTTCTTTCTGTCTTAACAGCTGCTCTGGATAACGAAACGCATATGATCGTTGTAGCTTTGCTAATTGATGTTCATACGTATGCATCTGCTCTCGCATAGAACGAAGTAACCTTGTTTTTCTCTGAAGAAGACGTTCCTGGAGATCCGCAATATGAGGCACAGCGAGTTCCGCTGCACCAGTCGGCGTTGGTGCACGAAGATCTGCTACAAAATCGGCAATAGTGTAATCTGTTTCGTGACCTACTGCTGATATAATAGGAACTTTCGATTTGTATATCTCTCTTGCAACCACTTCTTCATTAAACGCCCATAGCTCCTCTATAGAACCGCCACCTCGTCCAACAATCATAACATCAAGTGTACCAAGCTTATTTCCTTGTGATATGGCATTCACAATAGATGAAGGCGCATATTCACCTTGTACAATCGCTGGAATCAAAATAATTTTAGCAATGGGATAACGTCTTTTAATTGTCGTCACTATATCACGGATAGCCGCCCCGGTTTGTGACGTAATAACTCCAATTGTTCGTGGGAACTTAGGGATGGGCTGTTTATGTGCTTGTGAAAATAGTCCTTCTAGTTCTAATCGCTTCTTGAGTTCCTCATAAGCTAAATATAAATTTCCGATCCCATCCGCCTGCATTTCTTTAGCATACACTTGATACGTTCCGCTTGGTTCATATAAAGATATTTCCCCACGCACAAGAACTTTCATACCTTCTTCTGGCTTAAACGCTAAACCCTTATTATGTGTGGAAAACATGACAGCTTGAATACGTGCTTGCTCATCTTTAAGAGTGAAATATAAATGACCGCGACTGTGAAGCTTCACATTAGACAGTTCGCCCTTAAGCCATATATCACGAAGATGCTTGTCCACATCAAATTTTCGCTTAATATATTTTGTGAGGGCCGTAACTGTTACATATCTTCTTTCAGTCATATTAAGACTCCTCTTATGATATTTTTTCTGTATGTAATGTCTCTGCGGCTTTTACCGTATTAGCTAGGAGCATCGTAATTGTCATAGGCCCAACTCCACCAGGTACCGGAGTAATATAAGAGGCTTTTTCTACCGCACTATCAAAATCGATATCACCCGTTAAAGAACCATTATTTAAACGATTTACTCCTACATCAATAACGAAAGCTCCTTGCTTAATGTAGCTACCATCAATCATATGAGCTTTTCCTACAGCTGCTATTAAAATATCTGCTTGTAATGTTATCTCTTTTAAATTTTTTGTTCGTGAGTGACATATAGTGACAGTAGCATGTTGTTGTAAGAATAATTGACTTACTGGCTTCCCAACAATATTACTTCTTCCGATTACAACGACATGTTTTCCTGATATTTCAAAGCTTTGTCTTTTGACTAGCTCTAAAATACCTTGAGGTGTACAAGGAACAAACGTATCTTGTCCTGTTAGAAGTCTTCCCACAGAAATAGGATGAAATCCATCCACATCTTTATATGGCGAAATCCTCTCGATAACTTTTAATTCATTTATGTGCTTTGGCAAAGGTAGTTGTACTAAAATCCCGTGAACAGACTCATCGTTATTTTGTTCATCAATTAATTGTAATAACTCTTCTTCTGTAATTGAATCAGACTTAACTATCAGGTTAGACACAATACCTACTTCTTGACAAGCTTTTTGTTTACCTTTTACATAAGAATGCGATGCAGGATTATCTCCAATTAAAATCACAGTAAGTGCTGGCTTAATTCCTTCATCTTTCAAGGTCAAAACTTTAGCCTTCAACTCTTCTCGGTAAGCTGCTGCCACTTGTTTTCCACTTACTATCTCTGCCATGTAAAGTCTCCTCTCAATTATGTATATGTGCTTGCTCTTTTATTTCTCTAGTCCGGACTTTAGCTTTGATAAAACACCATTAACAAATCTACTTGACTGGTCATCTCCGAAGGTTTTTGCCAATTCGATTGCTTCATCAATACTAACATTGACGGGTATGTCATCTAGAAACCTCATTTCATAAGCAGCAATTCTAAGTATGTTGCGGTCAATTCTTGCTAATCTAGATAAAGACCAATTTTCAAGATGCTTCGTAATGAATTCATCAATGGCTTCTTGTTGCTGAACAACCCCATTTACTAACTCCACTAACAACGAGTGTGGGGACTTGTCCTCTAACACTGCTTCAATAGCCTCTTCAGCTGAAGTTTTTGTCATATCTATTTGGAACAATGCTTGTAATGCTTTTTCCCTTGCCTGATGGCGATTCATGTTGTATCGAATCCTTCCTATATCGAAATTTGTATTATGTATATTATTAACGTTCATCATATCACATTATCACGCATTCATCATCTGTGTATATAATCTCAGCAAATAATCTTAGCTTATTCATTATTTTTAAAAAAACGGACGTGATATATCACTTTAACGATTTACTGTTTCGTTTTTTATGCATACGCTAATATTTCGTTTTGAGAAAGATTTAACAATAGAATATGCTTTCTAAAGATA from Bacillus sp. HMF5848 includes these protein-coding regions:
- the xseA gene encoding exodeoxyribonuclease VII large subunit; protein product: MTERRYVTVTALTKYIKRKFDVDKHLRDIWLKGELSNVKLHSRGHLYFTLKDEQARIQAVMFSTHNKGLAFKPEEGMKVLVRGEISLYEPSGTYQVYAKEMQADGIGNLYLAYEELKKRLELEGLFSQAHKQPIPKFPRTIGVITSQTGAAIRDIVTTIKRRYPIAKIILIPAIVQGEYAPSSIVNAISQGNKLGTLDVMIVGRGGGSIEELWAFNEEVVAREIYKSKVPIISAVGHETDYTIADFVADLRAPTPTGAAELAVPHIADLQERLLQRKTRLLRSMREQMHTYEHQLAKLQRSYAFRYPEQLLRQKEEQLDRMMEQFDKSQTRLLQQKQEKLQQIFKTLNRYHPHAQYENATQAHQSLEKTLIKEMTTILKGANTAFANQLGKLNAVSPLAVMERGYSVVYNEKEQLIKSVNQVKEHDMISVQVADGSIACQVKGVDRKNVSK
- the folD gene encoding bifunctional methylenetetrahydrofolate dehydrogenase/methenyltetrahydrofolate cyclohydrolase FolD gives rise to the protein MAEIVSGKQVAAAYREELKAKVLTLKDEGIKPALTVILIGDNPASHSYVKGKQKACQEVGIVSNLIVKSDSITEEELLQLIDEQNNDESVHGILVQLPLPKHINELKVIERISPYKDVDGFHPISVGRLLTGQDTFVPCTPQGILELVKRQSFEISGKHVVVIGRSNIVGKPVSQLFLQQHATVTICHSRTKNLKEITLQADILIAAVGKAHMIDGSYIKQGAFVIDVGVNRLNNGSLTGDIDFDSAVEKASYITPVPGGVGPMTITMLLANTVKAAETLHTEKIS
- the dxs gene encoding 1-deoxy-D-xylulose-5-phosphate synthase; translated protein: MDVTTISDPSFLKNLSNAELEELSADIRHFLIEKLSVTGGHIGPNLGVTELTIALHKVFDSPKDKFLWDVGHQSYVHKILTGRADKFDTIRQYKGLCGFPKMVESEHDVWETGHSSTSLSAAMGMVVARDLKKTGEYIIPIIGDGALTGGMALEALNHIGHEQKDMIIILNDNEMSIAPNVGALHNVLGRLRSAGKYNRAKDELEMLLKKIPAVGGRLASTAERVKDSLKYLLVSGIFFEELGFTYFGPVDGHSYDSLFENLQYAKKTKGPVLVHVITKKGKGYHPAENDKIGTWHGTGPYKIDTGDFVKSKSAAPSWSGLVSNTVRRMAKDDERIVAITPAMPVGSKLEQFAKEFPERMYDVGIAEQHAVTMAAGLATQGMKPFLAIYSTFLQRAYDQVVHDVCRQNLNVFFGIDRAGLVGADGETHQGVFDIAFLRHLPNLVLMMPKDENEGQHMVYTALNYNDGPIAVRYPRGNGLGVPMDEQLKEIPIGTWEVLRDGTDVCVLTFGTTIKMAMQAAEKLAREDISCKVVNARFIKPLDTAMLHEILSNNMPIITIEEAVLQGGFGSAVLEYAHGEGFHNSTIERMGIPDVFIEHGSVNELLEEIGLTTENVVLNAIKLTPRKQKRA
- a CDS encoding exodeoxyribonuclease VII small subunit is translated as MSVSEEKQVTFEEAMVNLEQIVDRLEQGDVPLEEAIIFFKEGMKLSKICHEKLQAVEKEMDEILREDGSVDPLQVQEDQ
- a CDS encoding polyprenyl synthetase family protein, giving the protein MPEPSMLMQEWKQQFELQLLQHIQTLQVPATLSEAMSYSLEAGGKRIRPLLTFATLHAFQKPIEWGMEVASAIEIIHTYSLIHDDLPCMDDDDLRRGKPTNHKVFGEAMAVLAGDGLLTYSFQLIAQATHLSAEKRVALIARLAQAAGPEGMVGGQAADMQGEGKSLPLEQLEYIHTHKTGSLLAYSVYAGAVIANATEEQIAWLDKYSYHVGLAFQIRDDILDIEGNEVQLGKRVGSDVANEKSTYPALLTLKGAYDKLHSHINEAKHCLTKAKINSVVLQHLCDMIASRKQ
- the nusB gene encoding transcription antitermination factor NusB — encoded protein: MNRHQAREKALQALFQIDMTKTSAEEAIEAVLEDKSPHSLLVELVNGVVQQQEAIDEFITKHLENWSLSRLARIDRNILRIAAYEMRFLDDIPVNVSIDEAIELAKTFGDDQSSRFVNGVLSKLKSGLEK